A genomic window from Solanum dulcamara chromosome 11, daSolDulc1.2, whole genome shotgun sequence includes:
- the LOC129874356 gene encoding stress-induced protein KIN2-like yields the protein MDNSQNLSYKAGQARGQAQEKGNQMMDRAANAAQSAKESLQEAGQQMQAKAQGAADAVKNATGLNK from the exons ATGGATAACTCCCAGAACTTGAGCTACAAAGCTGGCCAAGCCAGGGGCCAAGCCCAG GAAAAGGGTAACCAAATGATGGACAGGGCTGCTAATGCTGCACAATCCGCTAAGGAATCACTACAGGAG GCGGGGCAGCAAATGCAAGCCAAGGCACAAGGGGCGGCAGATGCAGTTAAAAATGCCACTGGCTTAAACaaatga